The following proteins are encoded in a genomic region of Zea mays cultivar B73 chromosome 9, Zm-B73-REFERENCE-NAM-5.0, whole genome shotgun sequence:
- the LOC542185 gene encoding RuBisCO large subunit-binding protein subunit beta, chloroplastic: protein MCLLRSFSHANVTPAAHAVEDMASTFGATSTVGLMAAPTGKNVRLQRRANFRVKAAKELYFNKDGSAIKKLQTGVNKLADLVGVTLGPKGRNVVLESKYGSPKIVNDGVTVAREVELEDPVENIGAKLVRQAAAKTNDLAGDGTTTSVVLAQGLIAEGVKVVAAGANPVQITRGIEKTAKALVEELRKLSKEVEDSELADVAAVSAGNNYEIGNMIAEAMSKVGRKGVVTLEEGKSSENFLYVVEGMQFDRGYISPYFVTDSEKMTAEYENCKLLLVDKKITNARDLINVLEEAIRGAYPILIIAEDIEQEALATLVVNKLRGSLKIAAIKAPGFGERKTQYLDDIAILTGATVIRDEVGLSLDKADKSVLGTAAKVVLTKESTTIVGDGSTQEEVTKRVAQIKNLIEAAEQEYEKEKLNERIAKLAGGVAVIQVGAQTETELKEKKLRVEDALNATKAAVEEGIVVGGGCTLLRLAAKVDAIKDTLENDEQKVGAEIVRRALSYPLKLIAKNAGVNGSVVTEKVLSNDNFKYGYNAATGQYEDLMAAGIIDPTKVVRCCLEHAASVAKTFLTSDVVVVDIKEPEAAPVANPMDNSGYGY, encoded by the exons ATGTGTCTGCTTCGATCGTTTTCTCATGCTAATGTGACTCCTGCCGCACATGCAGTAGAAGACATGGCCTCGACGTTCGGTGCCACTTCTACAGTTGGCCTTATGGCTGCTCCAACGGGGAAGAATGTGCGCCTTCAGAGGAGGGCTAACTTCAGAGTAAAAGCGGCTAAGGAGCTGTACTTCAACAAGGATGGGTCAGCTATCAAGAAGCTCCAG ACTGGAGTCAATAAGCTTGCAGACCTAGTTGGAGTTACACTCGGACCGAAGGGAAGGAATGTCGTTTTGGAGAGCAAGTACGGCTCTCCCAAGATTGTTAACGATGGCGTTACAGTTGCAAGAGAG GTTGAGCTGGAGGACCCTGTGGAAAACATTGGAGCTAAATTGGTCAGGCAAGCTGCAGCTAAGACCAACGATCTTGCTGGAGATGGGACAACCACCTCTGTGGTCCTTGCTCAGGGGCTGATTGCTGAGGGTGTTAAG GTCGTGGCAGCTGGTGCTAATCCTGTTCAGATTACTCGTGGTATTGAGAAAACAGCTAAAGCACTAGTTGAAGAACTAAGGAAGTTGTCTAAGGAGGTTGAAGATAGTGAGCTTGCAGATGTTGCTGCAGTTAGTGCTGGCAACAACTATGAAATTGGTAACATGATAGCAGAGGCCATGAGCAAGGTCGGTCGGAAGGGCGTTGTCACCCTTGAAGAGGGGAAGAGTTCTGAGAACTTTCTCTATGTTGTGGAGGGAATGCAATTTGACCGTGGTTACATCTCTCCGTACTTTGTAACAGACAGTGAGAAAATGACTGCAGAGTACGAGAACTGCAAG CTGCTTTTGGTTGATAAGAAAATCACCAACGCAAGGGATCTTATCAACGTTTTGGAAGAAGCCATCAGAGGTGCATACCCAATCCTGATAATTGCAGAGGATATTGAGCAGGAGGCTCTTGCTACCCTTGTCGTCAACAAGCTCAGAGGATCACTGAAGATCGCTGCCATCAAAGCCCCTGGTTTTGGAGAGCGCAAGACTCAGTACTTGGATGATATTGCCATCCTTACTGGAG CAACTGTAATCAGAGATGAAGTTGGGCTGTCACTTGACAAGGCCGACAAATCAGTTCTTGGAACAGCTGCAAAGGTTGTCCTTACGAAAGAGTCGACAACAATTGTTGGTGATGGCAGCACCCAGGAAGAAGTTACTAAGAGGGTTGCACAGATTAAAAATCTCATTGAG GCAGCAGAACAAGAATATGAAAAGGAAAAGCTCAATGAGAGGATAGCGAAGCTTGCTGGCGGTGTTGCTGTCATTCAG GTGGGAGCACAAACAGAAACTGAACTAAAAGAGAAGAAGTTGAGAGTTGAGGATGCCCTAAATGCAACTAAG GCTGCCGTTGAGGAAGGTATTGTTGTTGGTGGAGGGTGCACTCTTTTGCGGCTTGCAGCTAAAGTCGACGCCATCAAGGATACACTGGAGAACGACGAGCAGAAG GTTGGAGCTGAAATAGTAAGGAGGGCCCTGAGCTACCCACTTAAATTGATTGCTAAAAACGCCGGTGTCAATGGCAGTGTTGTCACTGAGAAG GTCCTTTCTAATGATAACTTCAAGTATGGTTACAATGCTGCTACTGGACAGTACGAGGACCTGATGGCTGCTGGTATCATTGACCCCACCAAG GTGGTGAGATGCTGCTTGGAGCACGCCGCGTCGGTGGCCAAGACCTTCCTGACATCAGATGTTGTGGTCGTCGATATCAAGGAGCCGGAGGCTGCACCTGTCGCAAACCCGATGGACAACTCTG GCTATGGATACTGA
- the LOC542185 gene encoding ruBisCO large subunit-binding protein subunit beta, chloroplastic isoform X1 encodes MASTFGATSTVGLMAAPTGKNVRLQRRANFRVKAAKELYFNKDGSAIKKLQTGVNKLADLVGVTLGPKGRNVVLESKYGSPKIVNDGVTVAREVELEDPVENIGAKLVRQAAAKTNDLAGDGTTTSVVLAQGLIAEGVKVVAAGANPVQITRGIEKTAKALVEELRKLSKEVEDSELADVAAVSAGNNYEIGNMIAEAMSKVGRKGVVTLEEGKSSENFLYVVEGMQFDRGYISPYFVTDSEKMTAEYENCKLLLVDKKITNARDLINVLEEAIRGAYPILIIAEDIEQEALATLVVNKLRGSLKIAAIKAPGFGERKTQYLDDIAILTGATVIRDEVGLSLDKADKSVLGTAAKVVLTKESTTIVGDGSTQEEVTKRVAQIKNLIEAAEQEYEKEKLNERIAKLAGGVAVIQVGAQTETELKEKKLRVEDALNATKAAVEEGIVVGGGCTLLRLAAKVDAIKDTLENDEQKVGAEIVRRALSYPLKLIAKNAGVNGSVVTEKVLSNDNFKYGYNAATGQYEDLMAAGIIDPTKVVRCCLEHAASVAKTFLTSDVVVVDIKEPEAAPVANPMDNSGYGY; translated from the exons ATGGCCTCGACGTTCGGTGCCACTTCTACAGTTGGCCTTATGGCTGCTCCAACGGGGAAGAATGTGCGCCTTCAGAGGAGGGCTAACTTCAGAGTAAAAGCGGCTAAGGAGCTGTACTTCAACAAGGATGGGTCAGCTATCAAGAAGCTCCAG ACTGGAGTCAATAAGCTTGCAGACCTAGTTGGAGTTACACTCGGACCGAAGGGAAGGAATGTCGTTTTGGAGAGCAAGTACGGCTCTCCCAAGATTGTTAACGATGGCGTTACAGTTGCAAGAGAG GTTGAGCTGGAGGACCCTGTGGAAAACATTGGAGCTAAATTGGTCAGGCAAGCTGCAGCTAAGACCAACGATCTTGCTGGAGATGGGACAACCACCTCTGTGGTCCTTGCTCAGGGGCTGATTGCTGAGGGTGTTAAG GTCGTGGCAGCTGGTGCTAATCCTGTTCAGATTACTCGTGGTATTGAGAAAACAGCTAAAGCACTAGTTGAAGAACTAAGGAAGTTGTCTAAGGAGGTTGAAGATAGTGAGCTTGCAGATGTTGCTGCAGTTAGTGCTGGCAACAACTATGAAATTGGTAACATGATAGCAGAGGCCATGAGCAAGGTCGGTCGGAAGGGCGTTGTCACCCTTGAAGAGGGGAAGAGTTCTGAGAACTTTCTCTATGTTGTGGAGGGAATGCAATTTGACCGTGGTTACATCTCTCCGTACTTTGTAACAGACAGTGAGAAAATGACTGCAGAGTACGAGAACTGCAAG CTGCTTTTGGTTGATAAGAAAATCACCAACGCAAGGGATCTTATCAACGTTTTGGAAGAAGCCATCAGAGGTGCATACCCAATCCTGATAATTGCAGAGGATATTGAGCAGGAGGCTCTTGCTACCCTTGTCGTCAACAAGCTCAGAGGATCACTGAAGATCGCTGCCATCAAAGCCCCTGGTTTTGGAGAGCGCAAGACTCAGTACTTGGATGATATTGCCATCCTTACTGGAG CAACTGTAATCAGAGATGAAGTTGGGCTGTCACTTGACAAGGCCGACAAATCAGTTCTTGGAACAGCTGCAAAGGTTGTCCTTACGAAAGAGTCGACAACAATTGTTGGTGATGGCAGCACCCAGGAAGAAGTTACTAAGAGGGTTGCACAGATTAAAAATCTCATTGAG GCAGCAGAACAAGAATATGAAAAGGAAAAGCTCAATGAGAGGATAGCGAAGCTTGCTGGCGGTGTTGCTGTCATTCAG GTGGGAGCACAAACAGAAACTGAACTAAAAGAGAAGAAGTTGAGAGTTGAGGATGCCCTAAATGCAACTAAG GCTGCCGTTGAGGAAGGTATTGTTGTTGGTGGAGGGTGCACTCTTTTGCGGCTTGCAGCTAAAGTCGACGCCATCAAGGATACACTGGAGAACGACGAGCAGAAG GTTGGAGCTGAAATAGTAAGGAGGGCCCTGAGCTACCCACTTAAATTGATTGCTAAAAACGCCGGTGTCAATGGCAGTGTTGTCACTGAGAAG GTCCTTTCTAATGATAACTTCAAGTATGGTTACAATGCTGCTACTGGACAGTACGAGGACCTGATGGCTGCTGGTATCATTGACCCCACCAAG GTGGTGAGATGCTGCTTGGAGCACGCCGCGTCGGTGGCCAAGACCTTCCTGACATCAGATGTTGTGGTCGTCGATATCAAGGAGCCGGAGGCTGCACCTGTCGCAAACCCGATGGACAACTCTG GCTATGGATACTGA
- the LOC103638166 gene encoding uncharacterized protein, translated as MLLLPPLAAASRRLLLPPMASWSTTPTPPPASTDDDNVPLAAGDVDVGAALHAQALGILNVRALVPVVLDLAAPSFSKWGCLMLLALGKYALADHALCDAAFPAVPHWVRMDLHVLSWLYGSIIGDLYEIVTMRTPSARGAWLALEQHKVHSPLTPLLPAPLPPPPPLPPPGLQGLSRKAQKPASRKSHSPWTNSQKSNAGGNRPGSWIPEEHGWAVKADDPRKGQPRCLDSGSISRGWIAAQKAGNKLNEVGFPPDLIGARSPEHLSVLLASLWALPTHKRESFSGGWRSIPFRPPDFGPQPGGGGGGGELAGETSEKMDPRLKPSQWDRWNSKEARNPPNAWGRHRNMSWRLRPSHVKSEGEVIGSSSGDMNNPGNSKSPTLPGMLEVEGSRRTFCQKCGDEGHHARDCSRALWCDICMKETHVTAKCVWPRQNKPIMPLVGMAADGLSFYSSQFGKNISKKPKRSLLGLVKIVEGIVSAGDLERDFSFHFPWGRPWKADKCHLGFLMQFPSQDRLDELTNFTELKMKISGVKIVVTVWNSQVLAKSRLHSVWIKADNVPEELLNYQAICELGSVLGAVEEVDLAALKSNDMVRFKVHVKSVARIPPVIEIGVKHLLYDIYFKVEKVETEGWNEEEASMRKRSSVDLQPNEFGLGDNGGKKPKSDIHESGKVPLIPVNQKTSSSEFKEAMFATDPQTNECDKCNEEGENLGDENNEKVDFEDSDEDLLSSQELNNFVKGMGVEIADEQELEMDEGELLKVQDEQQTGKDKKGKAKLVDQVEGTRKSSRLEANEDIRITDKAINRAEAKDAFLNIEKIGKKDAGGKKQSYQKNG; from the exons ATGCTGTTGTTGCCGCCGCTCGCCGCCGCCTCCAGGAGGTTGCTGCTGCCACCGATGGCATCGTGGTCAACAACACCGACGCCCCCACCAGCGTCCACCGACGACGACAACGTTCCTCTAGCCGCTGGTGACGTCGACGTTGGTGCTGCCCTCCATGCGCAGGCCCTCGGCATCCTCAACGTCCGCGCCCTCGTCCCGGTCGTCCTCGATCTCGCCGCGCCATCCTTCTCCAAGTGGGGCTGCCTCATGCTCCTCGCCCTTGGCAAGTACGCGCTCGCCGACCATGCCCTTTGCGACGCCGCGTTCCCCGCCGTTCCACACTGGGTGCGGATGGACCTCCACGTCCTGTCTTGGCTCTACGGCTCCATCATCGGCGACCTCTACGAGATCGTCACGATGAGGACTCCTTCCGCCCGTGGCGCCTGGCTCGCCCTCGAGCAACA CAAGGTGCACTCTCCCCTGACGCCCCTCCTTCCCGCGCCCCTCCCTCCCCCACCTCCTCTTCCTCCACCTGGGTTGCAGGGGCTCTCACGCAAAGCCCAGAAGCCGGCGAGCAGAAAATCTCATTCTCCCTGGACAAATTCGCAAAAGAGCAACGCAGGGGGAAATCGGCCTGGTTCGTGGATTCCTGAAGAGCATGGATGGGCCGTGAAAGCGGATGACCCGAGGAAGGGGCAGCCAAGGTGTCTCGACTCGGGCTCCATCTCCAGGGGGTGGATCGCAGCCCAGAAGGCTGGCAACAAGTTGAACGAGGTAGGGTTTCCTCCTGATCTTATTGGTGCTCGATCCCCAGAACACCTGTCCGTGCTTCTAGCTTCGCTGTGGGCGCTGCCTACCCACAAGCGGGAGAGTTTCTCTGGAGGGTGGCGATCCATCCCTTTCCGCCCGCCAGACTTTGGTCCTCAgccaggagggggagggggagggggtgaGCTCGCTGGGGAAACTTCAGAGAAGATGGACCCAAGGCTGAAACCCTCACAGTGGGATCGGTGGAACTCTAAGGAGGCGAGGAATCCACCCAATGCTTGGGGAAGACACCGCAATATGAGCTGGCGACTCCGACCCTCACACGTGAAATCTGAGGGAGAGGTGATTGGATCATCATCTGGTGACATGAATAACCCAGGTAACTCTAAATCCCCGACTCTCCCTGGGATGCTGGAGGTAGAAGGAAGTCGTCGCACATTCTGCCAAAAATGCGGTGATGAAGGTCATCATGCCAGAGATTGTTCTAGGGCTTTGTGGTGTGATATCTGCATGAAAGAGACTCATGTAACTGCGAAATGTGTGTGGCCAAGACAGAACAAACCTATTATGCCATTAGTGGGAATGGCAGCAGATGGTTTGAGTTTTTACTCCTCTCAGTTTGGAAAGAACATTTCCAAAAAACCAAAGAGGAGCCTGTTGGGATTAGTCAAAATTGTGGAGGGGATTGTGTCTGCTGGTGATCTGGAGAGGGATTTTAGCTTCCATTTCCCATGGGGACGACCCTGGAAAGCTGATAAGTGTCATCTTGGTTTCCTGATGCAATTCCCATCACAGGACAGGCTTGATGAACTGACCAACTTTACTGAGTTGAAGATGAAGATTTCAGGGGTTAAGATTGTAGTAACTGTGTGGAACTCTCAGGTTTTGGCTAAATCCAGATTGCACTCAGTTTGGATTAAGGCCGATAATGTGCCTGAAGAATTGTTGAACTATCAAGCCATATGTGAGTTGGGTTCGGTTTTAGGAGCTGTGGAAGAAGTGGATCTGGCCGCTCTGAAATCCAATGACATGGTTAGATTTAAAGTGCATGTGAAGAGCGTCGCGAGGATTCCACCTGTCATTGAGATAGGAGTCAAGCATCTCTTATATGACATTTATTTTAAGGTGGAAAAGGTAGAAACTGAAGGATGGAATGAGGAAGAAGCTAGTATGAGAAAGAGATCTTCTGTTGATTTACAGCCGAACGAGTTCGGTTTGGGTGACAATGGAGGGAAAAAACCCAAAAGTGATATTCATGAAAGTGGGAAGGTCCCTCTGATTCCTGTAAATCAGAAAACATCTTCCTCTGAGTTTAAAGAAGCAATGTTTGCTACAGATCCACAAACCAATGAATGTGACAAATGCAATGAAGAGGGGGAAAATCTGGGGGATGAAAACAATGAGAAGGTAGACTTTGAAGACAGTGATGAAGACCTTCTTAGTTCCCAAGAGCTTAACAACTTTGTGAAAGGAATGGGTGTTGAGATAGCGGATGAGCAGGAATTGGAGATGGATGAGGGTGAACTCCTCAAAGTTCAAGATGAGCAACAAACTGGTAAGGATAAAAAAGGTAAAGCCAAGTTGGTAGATCAAGTTGAAGGCACAAGGAAAAGTAGCAGACTGGAGGCAAATGAAGATATCAGGATTACGGACAAAGCCATCAACAGAGCTGAAGCGAAGGATGCCTTCTTGAACATAG AAAAAATCGGCAAGAAGGATGCTGGAGGAAAGAAGCAATCATATCAGAAAAATGGCTAG